Below is a genomic region from Botrytis cinerea B05.10 chromosome 2, complete sequence.
TCTCCAAGATTGAATTGTTGAACCCCCTCTACCAAGTCTGGCATCTTGTCTACCGTTCCCTTACTGTTTGATTTTTTCGCCGCGTGTTCACTAATCCTCTGCAACTCGCTTACGAAACTTTCTCCCCACCATGAACTGGTATATTTGAATACatatttctccaatttcttgaaattgatttcTCTTTGTTCTGGAGACATTGTGACGGCATCATGGATAGCATCTGCAAGTTCTTCCGTATTCCATGGGTTAACAATGAGAGCACCATTGAGGGATTGAGCCGCGCCTGTGAACTCAGAGAGGATCATTACACCGTGACGCTTACGTTGTGTGGCGATGTATTCATAAGAGACGAGATTCATGCCATCACGAGTACTGGATACGAGACAGGCGTCTGAAACGGCGTAGAGAGCGGTGAGTTCATCGAAATTGACAGATTGGTGGAGGAAATGAATGGGCATGAATTCAACAGTACCAAAGCGACCGTTAATGCGACCGACAAGTTCGTTGACGACAGCgcgaagattttgatattcttcgaCATCTTGACGAGAAGGAACAGCGACTTGGACAAGGACTACCTTGCCAATCCACTCGGGATGTTCTGTGAGGAAGACTTCAAGGGCGTGTAATTTTTGAGGGACACCTTTGATATAATCTAATCTGTCAACTCCAACAATGAGTTTAACACCTTCGAATTTGCGCTCTAATTGAGCAATGCGCTCTTCGACTTTTGGCTTTTTGAGAGTTTCGATGAACTTTTCGGGGTCGATACCGATGGGGAAAGCAGCTACTGTGACATATTTACCACGGAATTCGACACCATTAGGTGTTGTTTGTGTTTCCCTATACGTTGTTAGTTGGAGTTTGTAAAGAGGGGAATTTCTACTTACAAAATTCTAGAGCAACTGCTAAGGAAATGTCTAGCATAATCATATGTGTGGAAACCGATCAAGTCGCAATGAAGGACACTCAACAACAAAGATTCTCTAACCGGTAAGATTCTGTAGATCTCACTGGAAGGGAAAGGTGTATGAAGGAAGAATCCAATCTTGACATTCTTCTTGCTCGTGCCGATTTCATCGCGCAACATCTCTGGAAGAAGCATGAGATGGTAATCGTGGACCCAAATTAAATCACCATCTTGTACATCCTTCGCAATCGTTTTTGCGAACAATCTGTTGACCTCCTTGTATGCCATCCATTGTGACTCGTCGAATGTAATCTCTCCTGGGTGGTAATGGAATAGAGGCCAAAGGATAGAATCTATGAATGCTGTTAGTACCTGCAGATGTGATGGCAAATGTAACCGAGCAGAGTTGGCAGAAAACACATACTAGAGAATCCGTTGTAATGCTTATCGGCCAATTCATCATCGACGAAAACTGGATGGGCACCATGTTCATCCTTCAATCTCTTGACCAAAGGTTTTGCTTCAGCATCTGGCACTTCCAAACCTGGCCATCCATACCACTGAAATGTAGTCGTCTTTGCCAATCCACTCAAGCCCGTTACCAATCCGCCCGAGGAACCAGTGAAATCATATTGGCCATCCTCAGTTCGTTTAATCGTGATGGGTAATCTGTTCGATACTAGAAGCAATCTGCTAGAAGCCTTGGGCTCCTCGCCAGCTACAGAAGGCATGCTGTAGGTATTTTCGTTTTATGGCCGTAGGTCGTTGGTACAACGTGCGGCTGATGGCACAAGTAGAACTAGAACTAGAACTCGAACTAGAACTGGGCTAGGTCAGATGGTTCGGCTCTTAAGATGAGATAGATCTTCTTTGGATTCTCTTGAGATCTTCAGAGGGAGCTGTCAAAGAAGTAGATAATGGGGAGCTATGCAAGCGATACACGGGTGTTTCCGGTAAGGCTAAATGGGTAGTATGAGTTGGATAAATATCGCAAAGGTGTGAGTAGTTTTCTTGTGAGTGGCTTTCTTGTTCGTTGGCAAGCTTGAGCTTGGGGGGGGGTGAATGGTTTCCAATTAGTAGGTAGCTTCagcagaaagaaaaaaaggacAAAGATGTCTTCACTGGCGATTACATGAACTTTTCCAACGGTGTaaacttcttcaaaagaGATCGAAGAGAAGGGCAGGAGAGAAAAGTATCTTTTAATCTGGGAATGTCAGTCTTATGACAGGTTGGTGAGATCTCTCTGGTTATTTTCTGGCTGTCAGGTATTTTTCGTTCCCCGCCAACAGGACCGTGAACATGGAAGATTCGCAGGTGGGTGGGCATCAACGATCAAATTAACAACAATTACCTCATCGGCGGAGAGTTTTAGGAGGTTTTCCTCCACCCCTTGCTGGAAGTCACCGAGAAAGCATTCGAGCAGGTACTACAGAATTCGAAGTGGGCCCTGGGAGGTGAGGATATACTTCATTTCTTACTTGAAATGTACACGGTGGAGGTATCTACAGAGGGCTGGAATGTGATATGTGTTTGCACGATGTAGACGGGTGCTCTGTCTGCTAGAAATGTGCCCATGTCCATAGAGAGCGATAAGAAGATGATCCTGGTCTGGCCAATtgatcatcaatcaatcagcaTCTACAGTACGACCCCGcagcgaagaagaaaaaaggcTGACGGAAGAAGACTCGACGTAATCCCACGGAGCCCATTGTCAAGGTGACGGGGAGATGGTAATTCGGATTTGCATTTGGATATATGGAGTCGAGATTTGATGATGCTACCTACGAAATACTGAGCAGCTGCAACAGCAACCTTGCTATTGGTTCACAACGGGAGCAATACCGTCTGCATCAATGAATCAGAGCGGTAGAGGAACAGCAACGTCTAATTGGTTGCTCATCGTGCATGAACAGAGAAAggtcatccatccatgcgAACATCATCTCATATTGATCTCACATTCATGATATCCTGCTCGATAGATATTGAGTATATCTTCATGCATTGCGTGCACCTTCACTCTAGACCTCGCAAGACAGTCTTTACACTCGTCAGCACACATGTACCCCTTGTAAGTTTCCCAAGTAATGGTGATAACGGATCCAAACAAAAGAGTCATCAGACGCAGGGTCGCTTTGCGTGGTTCTTCCCACAACATACTCGCATCCAATACTCTTCCCATGCTTCGAGATATCTTGGACGACTTCCGGGTATATTGGTCGTATCACCTACCGGCATAACTTTGCATTTTCCCATTCCATATCGCAACCATGCCGCAGTGTTGCAGCCGgataatcaaatcatgagGCCTTGCGGTTTCGGTACTAGTTAACTGGTGTGCCTAGGCGTACTGCAACCTCATCATGATATCAATCATGGATTGGTGAAAGAAATACCTAAGTATCTTATCTATTTCCGCATTCACTTCTGTACAGCTTCCTCCGATGATCTCCCGGCCGATAATGGCTCCAAAAGTGGGCAGATAGATATATGTCTACGGTTCAAAGATTCACAGAGTTCGATCAAAGCATTTCGATCTGAGACAGACGAGAAGATACAACACGTCGCACTCGCACTCGGGGAAGAATAACATACCATTTGCGCCATGGAACTCCAACTTCGCCGAGCTACCGTGAATGACATCCCGCAACTTCATCCGCTGATCGATGCGTCGGTCCGAGGTCTCCAGGTCGGACACTATACGCCAGCCCAAATAACCGGTGCTCTGAAATCAGTGTACGGAGTTGATACCCAACTCATCCAGGATGGAAATTACTTTGTAGTGACATCTGGAGATACGATAGTGGGAAGTGGTGGAATATCTTATAGGTCCACGTTGTATGGAGGTGATCAATTTGCAACTCGAGATTCAAAGCTCTTGGATCCTGATGTAGATGGTGCTAGAATTCGTGCTTTCTTTGTCCATCCTGATTGGTCACGAAGAGGTATTGCTGGTATGATTATTCGAGCTTGTGAGAACGCTGCGATAGAAGCGGGCTTTAAGAAGGCTGAAATCGGCTCAACCTTGAGTGGAGTTGCATTCTATGAGAAGATGGGGTACGAGGCATTGGGAAGATCCGATGCGCCTCTAGATGATGGATTGGTACTGGAGATTGTAAAGATGGGCAAGAGTTTGGTATGACGAGACACTCGCACGACTCGGTGCAGGCGTGAATGGTTGTTATGTTCCTGGACCTTGATTTTTGCGGGGTGATTTTGTCATACAGAGCAGGATTGAAGGAGAAAATGTTTTGTGTAATAACATGAATGGGCGTTTAAAATCTACCAGAGGGGTCGAACCGTTGTGATGAAGATTCGGAAATCTCGATCCCTTTTTTGGCTGATGAAATAGGCGAGGAATTAGGTTGATCAGGATGATTGATGTACGAAGTAAACTCTGAGCTCATTCATTATCCATGCTTAAAATGTCTGCCCAATTGTGAGACCCAAAAAAACCGCATCTAGGTAAGctaatcattttcttttcaggaCAGATATTGAAATGCAAATCGACCAAACCGGAAGCTTCGTATCCGGAAAGGGTATTTGTCTTTACTTTCCGTACCGACAACACCTGGTAGGACGTATCTTCGTTGATCTCATGTATAGATCGACTCTAGAAGATTTTAGTGCGTGCTCGGTGTGCTAgaacaatatataaaatggcTGCTGAATGGCATAAAGAGATCTTGACATGTTgatctttcaatatatatcgtTGCCACCCAAATTTAAATGTCGTAGTTAGGTTAGTGATCCAATCTAGACTCATGCAAAAAATGTGACTCGATACGCGTGAAACAAGCTCTGATTAGTTATGCTCATGTGAAGCAAGATCATGTGAAAAAAGTTCTTTAGGGCAATACAGAACGATGTTCAGATGCATCGTCGATGATATCGAATTCAACGTTCCGGAAGCCGAATCAATCGAAGAAGGGGCGAGGGAGTTAAACGAGCTCATCAAGCTTATTACACAAGACAGCTTGGAACGTTTCAGAGCCAATCGATAATCGAGATTGGGTTGGAATGTTGTCACTCGTTTGGTGATTTTTGGCATTGGACATCATTTCAATGCTATATGACGATTAGCATCCATTTTCGTTCTCGGGTTggaaggagagggaaggatttgaaatttctgAATCTCCATTGATTGATCCTTTCCCTTGGCACGTGCATGGATGAGGTGAGGCCGGATACTGAACATCTGAATGATGCTCGGTGCGGTGAGATGTCTACAGAGTGTGTCTTCAGACATGGACTTGATGGACTTGCGAGTTGCAACGATTGATGTTTCAAATGTCTGAGCCCTACTTGAGAAACTGAGTATTATTAGTTTGCGTACCGTATCCGTTGGAAAGACGTGTGGCTTGTGGCTTGTGGCTCATGGCTCATGGTTTACCTGGGTCCCGGGCGTGGTTCGTTGATTGGAACAATGCAGGTGGCATCCATCATGATCAATGCTTCTTACCTGGGTCGGCCGTGAGCTAGGTTGCAAGTAGCTACTCCCGAGCTAAGAAAGGTCCCTGGATCGAGAATGACCCTTAGTTATCgggggaaatggaaaggtgTGGAATCTAGACTTGCAATAGGGCCCGACGCATCAAATTgtttgaagagtttgatgCGTTTGGTGCGTTTGGTGCGTGTCCCTGATGGAGACTGGTGGGAGGGAGGCACGGAGGCACGGAGTAGAGGTACATTGGACGGGACACGATGTACTCTGTAGAGCAGATCGAGAAATCAATCCCATTCAGACTGCCCTATCTGCgtatataattgatatacatatatgtatatatatatattaatgtACGTGTGTATTTATTTACGTGCGTATAAAAGACGTAAAAGCGACCACTAATTAGGTAAACATGACTTCCCTCCCAAGTTTCTCATCACCATCGTAGATTCTCGGTTGGTGGAGTCCGATTTCTGTGGATTAGTAAGACCCGCAACCAATCACATTGAGATCAGGCCATCGCAGTTCAGATCGCCCATTGATTTTCAGATCTCGACGACCCTTCAGAAATTGGGAAGTTGCTCCATGGATCGTGGCTTGTTTAAAGCATCAGCAAAGCAAGAACCTAAACATGAGGTCAATTTTTTCAACTCTCGATAATTCCAACACGCCAGGTAGGTACTAGGTATGATACAGCCAGTATGATgaatattctcttctttcatttaccatttctttcttttcatcgaaaaggaaaaaaacaaagcaaGAGCAAAAACAAACACATTACCACCTTCATCACACCTTCCTTATTACTCTGTAAAGAAGTCCTATTTCAACATCTCCTCCAATTGCGTACCCAGCACCCTCTCATCCAACGAATTATACACAGCCGTGCTTGGTCTGCGCTTCTATCAAGAATCCAGAAAGAATCCAGAAGGTGTCCAAGTACTAATCCCCCAGTTTCTTGAAGCTTTCCTCCCTCGGACATACAAGATACGATACATACCTGCCCAGGCATTGCATCgggaaaaaacaaaacacttCACGCAGCCTCAAGTCTACTTTATATACCCAACAACTCTGTCAGTGTAGTTTGAATAGGGTATCTCGCTTCAACATTTGCATATAATCTCGTTCATCTCGTAGGTCGGCTGTGACATTATCCACACCCTGTTGCAATGGGTTCTTTACAATTATAGTACCTCAAATCATCTTGAATTGTCTCGTCGACTATGAATTCGGAATCGGATCCATCCATGGTTGCGACGGCTTGTCATCCTCGAAGACCTCCGGCACACCTCTCCGTCTCCTTGAAGCACACCACGCCTGATCCTATCGAGAAGGAAAAATCAGACCTGGGTGTGGTGAAACAGGATGACACCTCTAGCAAGCCAAGAAGTAATTCCACCTCACCTTTTAGAAAGCAAAAATCGGACGATTCAGAAGATACCGTTGCGTCCAATGTAAATGAATGGTTTGATCGCACAAATACACGTCCTGTGATTGCTGTCAACCAGGACTCTGGAGACATCAGTAAGTTTCTGGTTGAGGAGCTTCACCAGCTCCTATAAATTGACAAAGTCGCAGGTGACCCGCCATACTTTCTCCAACACAGCTCTAACGAAGACACTGATTCCAGCAAAGAGTTACCCCTCCGAGGCAACCAATACAATCTACACTCACTAAATCCCATATCAAGATCTCGAGATGGCAGTGCCTCAGAAGAGTATCGCAGTATCATTGACGATTTGACCATCGAAAATCGGAAGTTGAAggaaaaattaaaaagatatgGGCGTTCATCGGCTACCCACTTGGAGAACGAGAAGCTCTTCGAAGTCAAGATCCATGCCCTATCGGCACGAAAACGAAGGGAGCTAGAAGAACTTCTTCGCTCATTCTCTACCAGTTTTGACAGTTCATCGGAAGATCTAAGCATCAATGGTCCAACAGGTCGACAGTCAAGGGCTTATCCTCTTCCAGCTAAAACCACTAAGCATAAATCTGTTTCATCGGGGTCCAACTCCCGACCGAGCGACTCGGCATATGCCTCAATGTCGAGATCCGGGCCTTCGCATGGCTCCTCGGCTGGGGAAGGGCATATGCCAGCACATTCGCGGACCACAACCGATCGAAAAATGCAAGATTTCTTACAAGACATCCCTCAGGGATTACAACCGAAATCGTCCCTAGAGATGTCCGAAAATCAGCGGAAAAGGATGGTTGTTCGGCGTCTAGAACAATTATTTACAGGAAAGACAGGATCGCTTATCGGTGCACACAGTCAATCTTTGCAACAGCAAGAGGTGTCCAGGTCGGCCGCGAGAGCAGATCGCTCCTCGCAAATTCATAACCACCCTAAAGAAGGTGTGCGCGAAGCTCACATCGGGCCACATAATATGGAACTAGACAAGCAGGGATCAGCAAACACTTCAAAGAATAGCCAATCGCCAACAGAACAATCAAATTCTCCCCAAAAGTCTCGTGGGTCCCCTTCGCCACAGCAGAGGCCAACTAGACCCTTGGATTTGGATCCAGACCGTGACCAAGTCGGTTCCGATAACGTCGAGTATATTCGCCACCTCGGAATCTCAGCACCCCAACTATTAACAGAAGAATCACAAGACGCTGCCGTCGATGCCGAGGGGTGGGTCTATCTGAATCTTCTCATCAATATGGCGCAATTGCATATTATCAACGTTACACCTGGCTTTATCAGATCTGCCGTGACCGAATTGAGTAGGAAACTTCAAATATCCCCAGACGGCAAAAAACTGCGATGGAGAGGTGGTACGCAAGGAACAAGCTTAAGCAGTGACAGCGGTAGGAGCAGTGTTCATCAACGGTCTCCGCCCGATAGTGATGGCAGTGATGAAGCGTCGCGCAAAAGACGCAAAGTTCATGCCAATAAATTCACTCCTACGGGACAAGCGCCCCTGAAAATGATAAATCAGGGCTCGAAGAATCCTAAAGCGACGGGTGCATGCTTCTATAAGCCGATATTCGTTCGTTATCCACAACATACATCCGAGGTGTCTGGTGATGAGAGCGATATCTCACCAAATCGTTATGATCTCCCCGGCTTTGCTTCCCCTATCAACAGATTTGGCAACAGTTCACGCGATGATGGGCCATTGATATTCTACAATGGGACGAGATTTTTTAGCGATCTCTCTGGTGATCGTGGCAATCTTGAAACCCCGTTACATATTACTGGCGTTGACAAAGATGGTTACAGCAATCATACTGACGACGCTATCGGCTGCTCACATCCTGCAAGACACCTCCTCAAGGACAGGACTCCTTCCGGTTCCTTTCTACCATTCAGGCCTTTCAAGGACTATTCCAAGGGAGGAGATTTGTTCCAACCTCCAGAATCAAGACCACAAACCCCTAGCGTACTCTCCGATGATACGGACTTCGAATTCACCACCGACGTAGCTTGTGGCGGCCCTGAACCTTCTCCGTCCCTTACCGAATTTGTTGCCAGTGGGATCGGCGGCGTACAACCAGCCGACCACTTGCTTTACAAGGTACATACACGATGGGCGACGAATAAAGACCATGTTCCTTTCAAGGTTTCTAAATTCTCTGCTCCGCGTCCAACTTCGAAAATTCTGCACACAATTTCACAGTCTTCATTAGATTCGTTTCACGATCCCAAGCCTCAGAATAAGGTGAATAacataattcaaaaattggcTCACTTGGCCGATCCTGTCAATGAATCTCCACCGCACCGACCGTATGAGAGTTCACCCATCAAGACCGAACACATCTCTGAGGAATTGATATTGCTTCACCCATCACCCCTACCCGAGCCATCCTCATACTATAACATGCTCTCCGGCACTGAAACTACAGAAGATTATTCCgattcctcatcttctttcatgGGAATTTCTCATCTTAGAGATGAGCCTCTAGAAAAAGGCGAAGATCTGATGTCAGATAACGATATCCAAGTATCATCTGATGACGGTGCTATGGATATTGAAGACGCggaagaagacgatgatgataGTGTTGATATGCTGGCTTATGTAAGAGGTATTGATCCGAAGGCTGTGGCAACCCAGGAGGAAAGGTACGAAATGGAAGCCAGCGACAAGAGTGTTCAGTTGGGGAGTGCGGCGAGTAAATCTGTCCTTCCGCTCCCGTTGGAGGAGAGCGATGAGGTGGAGCTTTGAATGTTGTAAACATTTATAGGATTTGGAGCTGAGTCTTATCTTGTTTGGCGAATACATTGGGCATTAATACTTTGTGGCGTGATTTGGAGGGTTTATTTTGTGTTCAAATTATTCTTGGTAGGGATTTGGTTTAGTACCAGCAGTTTATTTTTGCTGGCTGTAGGAGTGCGCGTGTGAATCTCTGGTTTGGTTTGGCGTAAGGCGGAGATACCATATTGTTTTTGAGCGAGCATTGCTTtagatggatgattttgGTGATGATATCGTGGGATATGATTTGAATCATGTAcgatggaatggaaaatgCAAAATTAGGTTACTCAGCGTTATTAATTGGTGGTTAATGAATTGAGCCTCTTATCTGATAAATAAGAGAGCGCTTAGCAATTTGTATGTTacatttgaatttcaatgtTCTGTTAATATAGGGAATACTTGTATTCGAGATGCTTTATATTGAACTTGGGTCAATTTAGTTACGGTGATGATTATTTGGAAATTtaggatttggaaattttctgtaaaaaaaactaaaaaataataaaaataataaaatactaCTATTCTACTCACCATTGAAGAGATTCTCTCTTTCATCCAGGAGGGGAAAAAAGTCGAGAACTCGATTATCGCATTGAGggtttattaattgatacTTGCTTGTGAGGATTCTTTTGAGGGGGGTAGATGAATATTagtactatatatatatccatctatctatcataaatatatatatatatgtatagtAAAAAAGGAATGTTGTTTGCAAGAATGGAAgggatatgatgtgatgtgatgagatcTAGATATAggaatgtatatatatatatgtattttatATGTGATGATGAGTTTGATTTGGTATATTTATCTATGTCACCATCTATGACGTCATAGCATGGCTCCCATCCTTATCTATCGATCGAGTATGCTAGAGTTGTTGCTCTGGGGTTGCgattttattgttattgttattggaTATTGGGCGGGTGGGCTTTTCACGGTGTGGGAAatgagagatagatagatagggaaaaaagaaagaatacgATGGGACTGTTTTGactattcatttattcagAGGTATCGGTTCATGTGCAAGCTATCTGATATGTTGGTATGAAGCATACGAAGATTCAAGAAGCGATGAACGAATATGCCATTGATCAAAGTGAGAAGTCTCGACTAGACTTGAGTGACGGGGGGCATCATGATTCGATTTGACTTGGAATGTTTAGCCGAGGACTTTTTCGGCGGCGCTGACTATTTGGAGGGGAGTGTGttagttttttttctctctcctggttttctttgttttgctttgctttgctctgctctgctctgctcttgGAGCTGCGATCTTTGAATTGAGATGGGAATTATATGTGGAGATACCAcgggattggatggatgatattgaaagggggagaagagaaaagaaaggggtTATGGAAAGGAATAAGCATACCATCTAAACCAGTATTGTCAGGTTCGACATGAAGAGCTTTAACTTTTCCATCTTCGATTTGGAGCGCGTAACGCTTGCTGCGAGGACCGCCGAAGATGGCGGTGCCATCGAAGGTTAGATCGAGCGCAGAGGTGAAGGAGGCGGTTGGGTCGCCGAGGAAACGGATCTGTTGGAGGGGGAAAGTCAATGGTGGTTTGGGGTCTGAGGATGAATTGAGGGGGggagatgggtgggtgggttaGAAAGAGGGACGATATAGAACATACACCCGATTTACCGGTAGGATCAAGAGTTGATCCCCATGCTTTGGTACTAGAATTTCGTATTAGTACGATCTGATaatttcatccatccatgtgAGAGAGATCCTCGTGATACTTCGAGCAAAGTCCTCAAATGCGAGAGATAGAATAGAGTACGAGTAATAGAATTTTATACTCGCAGACCAGAGAAATAGCTCACTTACACAAAAGGATCATTGACAGCAACTACAAATACATCGCCTGCTTCCTTGAGCTTGGGATGATTGATGTAGCCTGGAATGTGAGAATTGGAGCATGAGGGACCTGTTCTTATGTTAGTTAATGATTCGTCTTTTTTGgggtttttcttcttctatttatgtggatttatatatcaaaagtctcTAAATCTATTTGAGTAGAAATGCAGATTCGGAATTCTCACTGGAAATCGAAAGCGAAAGCaagagaaggggagaaaCATACTGAAAGCAGCTGGAACACCAATGATCAAAGCTTTCCCAGTAGTAAGCTCGCTCAAGTTAACCTTGTTGGCGGGTGAGTTCTCAACCAAAGTATCCAGATTGGGGATTTTCTCGCCGACTTTGATGAATGCTGGGCGGGTGGTGGAGAAGGCGCGGAAAGTATGAGGGGTGGCAAGACGGCGAATAGCGAATCTGGTAGACATTATATAGGTgttttggttgttgattGAGAGGTGAATTGATGCTAAGGAGCAATATCTTAAGGGCAGTGAGATGGAGTTGTTGAGCTGAAATGGTGAAGGTATTCAGATGTTGATAGCTTGGGGTTGGGAAAAGTTGGAAGGGAAGTTGCAAGCGATGGTGACGTGCTGAGGATCGTCACATCTTGCCTCTTTTGAAATGGGATCACGCTCGCAGAAACATCATCGCCATGAACTCTCAAACTTCACAACATGATAA
It encodes:
- the Bctps1 gene encoding Bctps1 codes for the protein MPSVAGEEPKASSRLLLVSNRLPITIKRTEDGQYDFTGSSGGLVTGLSGLAKTTTFQWYGWPGLEVPDAEAKPLVKRLKDEHGAHPVFVDDELADKHYNGFSNSILWPLFHYHPGEITFDESQWMAYKEVNRLFAKTIAKDVQDGDLIWVHDYHLMLLPEMLRDEIGTSKKNVKIGFFLHTPFPSSEIYRILPVRESLLLSVLHCDLIGFHTYDYARHFLSSCSRILETQTTPNGVEFRGKYVTVAAFPIGIDPEKFIETLKKPKVEERIAQLERKFEGVKLIVGVDRLDYIKGVPQKLHALEVFLTEHPEWIGKVVLVQVAVPSRQDVEEYQNLRAVVNELVGRINGRFGTVEFMPIHFLHQSVNFDELTALYAVSDACLVSSTRDGMNLVSYEYIATQRKRHGVMILSEFTGAAQSLNGALIVNPWNTEELADAIHDAVTMSPEQREINFKKLEKYVFKYTSSWWGESFVSELQRISEHAAKKSNSKGTVDKMPDLVEGVQQFNLGEQREEGRLEPGEFDD
- the Bcfrq1 gene encoding Bcfrq1, with product MNSESDPSMVATACHPRRPPAHLSVSLKHTTPDPIEKEKSDLGVVKQDDTSSKPRSNSTSPFRKQKSDDSEDTVASNVNEWFDRTNTRPVIAVNQDSGDISDPPYFLQHSSNEDTDSSKELPLRGNQYNLHSLNPISRSRDGSASEEYRSIIDDLTIENRKLKEKLKRYGRSSATHLENEKLFEVKIHALSARKRRELEELLRSFSTSFDSSSEDLSINGPTGRQSRAYPLPAKTTKHKSVSSGSNSRPSDSAYASMSRSGPSHGSSAGEGHMPAHSRTTTDRKMQDFLQDIPQGLQPKSSLEMSENQRKRMVVRRLEQLFTGKTGSLIGAHSQSLQQQEVSRSAARADRSSQIHNHPKEGVREAHIGPHNMELDKQGSANTSKNSQSPTEQSNSPQKSRGSPSPQQRPTRPLDLDPDRDQVGSDNVEYIRHLGISAPQLLTEESQDAAVDAEGWVYLNLLINMAQLHIINVTPGFIRSAVTELSRKLQISPDGKKLRWRGGTQGTSLSSDSGRSSVHQRSPPDSDGSDEASRKRRKVHANKFTPTGQAPLKMINQGSKNPKATGACFYKPIFVRYPQHTSEVSGDESDISPNRYDLPGFASPINRFGNSSRDDGPLIFYNGTRFFSDLSGDRGNLETPLHITGVDKDGYSNHTDDAIGCSHPARHLLKDRTPSGSFLPFRPFKDYSKGGDLFQPPESRPQTPSVLSDDTDFEFTTDVACGGPEPSPSLTEFVASGIGGVQPADHLLYKVHTRWATNKDHVPFKVSKFSAPRPTSKILHTISQSSLDSFHDPKPQNKVNNIIQKLAHLADPVNESPPHRPYESSPIKTEHISEELILLHPSPLPEPSSYYNMLSGTETTEDYSDSSSSFMGISHLRDEPLEKGEDLMSDNDIQVSSDDGAMDIEDAEEDDDDSVDMLAYVRGIDPKAVATQEERYEMEASDKSVQLGSAASKSVLPLPLEESDEVEL
- the Bcprx7 gene encoding Bcprx7; the encoded protein is MSTRFAIRRLATPHTFRAFSTTRPAFIKVGEKIPNLDTLVENSPANKVNLSELTTGKALIIGVPAAFSPSCSNSHIPGYINHPKLKEAGDVFVVAVNDPFVTKAWGSTLDPTGKSGIRFLGDPTASFTSALDLTFDGTAIFGGPRSKRYALQIEDGKVKALHVEPDNTGLDVSAAEKVLG